A window of Tautonia plasticadhaerens contains these coding sequences:
- a CDS encoding IS5 family transposase translates to MASAHMPDEFFDLVAHHLPPEPAIGPYGGRPPIGHRVALRVIWFVLATGNRWEDVPQELGCSGRTAHRRLRAWEEAGIWDRLHADLLRLLRKAGKLETDTVVVDGVTVRASGGGEATGPSPVDRSRKGTKHTVMVSRTGVPLAIRTAGANESDHRQIIPLVLDFPSVAGKPGRPKQLPDDLYADRGYDSEGTRALLRWMGIEPHIAKRRTPHGSGLGKVRWVVERTIGWIKGLRRMRVRYDRLGVIQDAWTTLAACVICFRILHQDVM, encoded by the coding sequence ATGGCGAGCGCCCACATGCCGGACGAGTTCTTCGATCTGGTTGCCCACCACCTGCCGCCGGAACCGGCCATCGGCCCCTACGGCGGGCGTCCGCCGATCGGGCACCGGGTCGCCCTGCGTGTCATCTGGTTCGTCCTGGCCACCGGCAATCGCTGGGAGGATGTCCCGCAGGAACTCGGCTGCTCAGGTCGCACCGCCCATCGCCGGCTGCGGGCCTGGGAGGAGGCCGGCATCTGGGACCGCCTCCATGCCGACCTGCTGAGGCTGCTCCGCAAGGCTGGCAAGCTGGAGACCGACACGGTGGTCGTCGACGGCGTGACGGTGCGGGCCTCCGGCGGCGGCGAGGCGACCGGCCCGAGCCCCGTCGACCGCAGCAGGAAGGGCACGAAGCACACGGTGATGGTCAGTCGCACCGGAGTGCCGCTGGCGATCCGCACCGCCGGGGCCAACGAGAGCGACCACCGCCAGATCATCCCGCTGGTGCTCGACTTCCCGAGCGTCGCCGGCAAACCGGGCAGGCCGAAGCAGTTGCCGGATGACCTGTATGCCGACCGGGGCTACGACAGCGAGGGGACGAGGGCGTTACTGCGTTGGATGGGCATCGAGCCGCACATCGCCAAGCGTCGGACACCGCACGGCAGCGGGCTGGGCAAGGTCCGCTGGGTGGTGGAGCGGACGATCGGCTGGATCAAGGGCCTGCGGCGGATGCGGGTGCGGTACGACCGGCTGGGGGTGATCCAGGACGCCTGGACGACCCTGGCGGCCTGTGTCATCTGCTTCCGTATCCTCCACCAGGATGTGATGTGA
- a CDS encoding IS4 family transposase has protein sequence MHGRADGRLRQQVDSLRQQFLQQDGLPFADVLSTAGLEGALREVPSRWKDRIFTPLVTLGVFLAQVLNADRSCRAAVARLIAHRASQGLEPCSSETGAYCQARGRLPERFFAAVARLVGRNLDAQVDRQWLWKGRRVCLFDGSTVSMPDTEENRREYPLTYNQVPGTNFAPARIGAIISLSCGAILDLGICRYAGKGQGEVSLLRRLWDVLRPGDVLLGDRLMSGWVGMHLLKQRGVDTVSRLSAHRRADFRKGKRLGKDDHLVVWRKPSSIRSVDRETYNALPESFTVREVRVRVEQPGFRTRSIVVVTTILDPDQASKEELASLYRARWNNETCQADCTSSDRWCSTPGGGYDQRRRAA, from the coding sequence ATGCATGGCCGCGCCGATGGACGCCTTCGCCAACAGGTTGACTCCCTTCGCCAGCAGTTCCTCCAGCAGGACGGCCTCCCCTTCGCCGACGTCCTCTCGACGGCGGGACTCGAAGGGGCGCTCCGCGAGGTCCCCTCTCGCTGGAAGGACCGCATCTTCACGCCCCTGGTCACCCTCGGGGTCTTCCTCGCCCAGGTCCTCAACGCCGACCGATCCTGCCGCGCCGCCGTGGCCCGGCTGATCGCCCATCGCGCCTCGCAGGGGCTCGAGCCGTGCAGCTCGGAGACCGGCGCCTACTGCCAGGCGAGGGGCCGCCTGCCCGAGCGGTTCTTCGCCGCCGTGGCCCGCCTCGTCGGGCGCAACCTCGACGCGCAGGTCGATCGTCAGTGGCTGTGGAAGGGGCGCCGCGTCTGCCTCTTCGACGGCTCGACGGTCTCGATGCCCGACACCGAGGAGAACCGGCGCGAGTATCCGCTGACCTACAACCAGGTCCCCGGGACGAACTTCGCCCCCGCGCGCATCGGCGCGATCATCTCGCTCTCGTGCGGCGCGATCCTCGACCTGGGGATCTGCCGCTACGCCGGCAAGGGCCAGGGCGAGGTCAGCCTCCTGCGGCGGCTCTGGGACGTCCTTCGCCCCGGCGACGTGTTGCTGGGAGATCGCCTGATGTCGGGCTGGGTGGGCATGCACCTGCTGAAGCAGCGCGGGGTCGACACCGTCAGCCGCCTCTCGGCGCACCGCCGGGCCGACTTCCGCAAGGGCAAGCGCCTGGGCAAGGATGACCACCTGGTCGTCTGGAGGAAGCCGTCATCGATCCGGTCGGTGGACCGCGAGACCTACAACGCCTTGCCCGAGTCGTTCACCGTCCGCGAGGTCCGCGTCCGGGTGGAGCAGCCGGGGTTCCGGACGCGGTCGATCGTGGTCGTGACGACGATCCTGGACCCCGACCAGGCGAGCAAGGAGGAGCTGGCCTCGCTCTATCGGGCGCGATGGAACAACGAGACGTGCCAAGCAGACTGCACCTCAAGCGACCGGTGGTGCAGCACCCCCGGCGGCGGTTACGATCAGCGCCGCCGCGCTGCTTGA
- a CDS encoding IS701 family transposase yields the protein MNRTYTPDLNPDVLDRLAAYAASFRADFNRPRQAAWCGVYLRGLVQDGDRKSVEPMAARVPLSEGLDVADPDQALQQFLGQSTWDEQAVLSRYRATMAAKFADPAGIFVIDDTTFPKQGTHSVGVQRQYCGALGKKANCQCAVSVHYVAPRGHYPLNMRLYLPEGWLADPKRLDKAKVPEAERRSLTKGQIALELLDRIRAEGLPGGLVVADSGYGVSGPFRDGLAERGLHYVVGVTDEMLVFTEEPRWDEPKAGTGGRPQKRRRLAEGSPRPVGLKELAARTPRRKVTWREGTKGPMWGRFAWLRVWPGQGWATGDCAGAEPIWLLIEEQADGKLKYAFSNLPADTSRIRAVRLWRSRWPVELGYQQMKEELGLDHHEGRSWRGFHHHACLVMLAFGFLTLERRRARRGRSRPGKKGEAERR from the coding sequence ATGAACCGGACCTACACCCCCGACTTAAACCCCGACGTCCTCGACCGCCTCGCCGCGTATGCCGCCTCCTTCCGCGCCGACTTCAACCGGCCCCGCCAGGCCGCCTGGTGCGGCGTCTACCTCCGCGGCCTGGTCCAGGACGGGGACCGCAAGAGCGTCGAGCCGATGGCCGCCCGCGTCCCCCTGTCGGAGGGGCTCGACGTCGCCGACCCCGACCAGGCCCTGCAGCAGTTCCTCGGCCAGAGCACCTGGGACGAGCAAGCGGTCCTGAGCCGCTACCGGGCCACGATGGCGGCGAAGTTCGCCGACCCGGCCGGCATCTTCGTGATCGATGACACCACCTTCCCCAAGCAGGGCACGCACTCCGTCGGCGTGCAGCGGCAGTACTGCGGCGCCCTGGGCAAGAAGGCCAACTGCCAGTGCGCCGTCAGCGTCCACTACGTCGCCCCGAGGGGGCACTACCCGCTGAACATGCGGCTCTACCTCCCGGAGGGCTGGCTGGCCGACCCGAAGCGACTGGATAAGGCCAAGGTGCCCGAGGCCGAGCGGCGGTCGCTGACCAAGGGTCAGATCGCCCTGGAGTTGCTCGACCGCATCCGCGCCGAAGGGCTGCCGGGCGGGCTCGTCGTGGCCGACAGCGGCTACGGCGTCTCGGGCCCGTTCCGCGACGGCCTGGCCGAGCGGGGCCTGCACTACGTCGTCGGCGTGACCGACGAGATGCTGGTCTTCACCGAGGAGCCGAGGTGGGACGAGCCCAAGGCCGGGACGGGCGGGCGGCCGCAGAAGCGGCGTCGCCTGGCCGAGGGCTCGCCCCGGCCGGTGGGCCTGAAGGAGCTGGCGGCGCGGACGCCGCGCCGGAAGGTGACGTGGCGGGAGGGGACCAAGGGCCCGATGTGGGGCCGATTCGCCTGGCTGCGCGTTTGGCCGGGCCAGGGATGGGCGACAGGCGATTGCGCCGGGGCGGAGCCGATCTGGCTGCTGATCGAGGAGCAGGCCGACGGCAAGCTGAAGTACGCCTTCAGCAACCTCCCGGCCGATACCAGCCGGATCCGCGCGGTGCGCCTGTGGCGGAGTCGCTGGCCGGTGGAGCTCGGGTACCAGCAGATGAAGGAGGAACTGGGGCTGGACCACCACGAGGGCCGCTCGTGGCGGGGCTTCCACCATCACGCCTGCCTGGTGATGTTGGCCTTCGGGTTCCTCACCCTGGAGCGACGCCGAGCCCGTCGGGGGCGATCCCGGCCGGGCAAAAAGGGGGAGGCCGAGCGCCGGTGA
- a CDS encoding recombinase family protein codes for MSDATRSPKLRPWHLDRAAFVYVRQSTPQQVLDHRESTDRQYALADRAVALGWPRDRVTTIDDDLGKSGQSIEGRPGFQRLLAEVALDNVGLILGLEMSRLARSNRDWHQLLELCARFRVLLADADAVYDPADHNDRLLLGLHGMLNEAELHVIKERMCQGRLNKARRGEPMGSPPLGYVRLASGEWAIDPDEQVQATVRLIFDRFDREGTLHGLLRYLVHHGVRIPIRPRHGPNRGGLEWRRPNRPTLSNVLHHPAYAGAYRFGHREVDPRRKRPGRPDTGKLVRRPEECLVLIRDRLPAYITWERFCDNQERLEANRARRDRPGAPRQGASLLAGLLRCGRCGRRMLVRYSGATGRYSYTCARGAADHAEPICQSLSGPALDGLVAGRVLAAVEPAALEASLAAVAEVERERSELARHWRLRLERAGCEADRAARQYQACEPENRLVGRELERRWEEALRAQRRLEDEHERWRGSAPGRLSPDDERTIRSLAGDLPAVWQATTTTPAERQRIARLLIDHVSVTVDKASERVDVTLHWSGGMTESHAMSRPVKRYDLLADYPRLVERLRGWRAERLSPAAMAERLNVEGFRPPKRAERFTRGMVQRLLWHLGLARTPFGSPAGLGRDEYRPSSLARRLGVSRDTVRRWVRVGWLTAHRDAQGHHVIWADGSELRRLRELRRLPRTWANKGRLAELTRPRPRPGR; via the coding sequence ATGAGTGACGCAACCCGCTCGCCCAAGCTCCGGCCCTGGCATCTCGACCGGGCGGCCTTCGTCTACGTCCGCCAATCCACACCCCAGCAGGTGCTCGACCACCGCGAGTCCACCGACCGGCAGTACGCCCTGGCCGACCGCGCCGTCGCCCTCGGGTGGCCACGGGACCGCGTCACCACGATCGACGACGACCTGGGCAAGAGCGGCCAGTCGATCGAGGGCCGGCCCGGGTTCCAGCGGCTGCTGGCCGAGGTGGCGCTCGACAACGTCGGGCTGATCCTCGGCCTGGAGATGAGCCGGCTGGCCCGGTCCAACCGCGACTGGCACCAGCTGCTCGAGCTCTGCGCCCGCTTCCGCGTGCTCCTGGCCGACGCCGACGCCGTCTACGACCCGGCCGACCACAACGACAGGCTCCTGCTGGGCCTGCACGGCATGTTGAACGAGGCAGAACTTCATGTCATCAAGGAGCGGATGTGCCAGGGCCGGCTCAACAAGGCCCGCCGGGGCGAGCCGATGGGCTCCCCGCCGCTGGGCTACGTACGCCTCGCCTCGGGCGAGTGGGCGATCGACCCCGACGAGCAGGTCCAGGCGACCGTGCGGCTGATCTTCGACCGGTTCGACCGCGAGGGTACCCTGCACGGCCTGCTCCGCTACCTGGTCCACCACGGGGTCCGCATCCCGATCCGACCCCGCCACGGCCCCAACCGCGGCGGGTTGGAGTGGCGGCGGCCGAACCGCCCGACGCTGTCGAACGTCCTGCACCACCCGGCCTACGCCGGTGCCTACCGGTTCGGCCACCGGGAGGTCGACCCGCGGCGCAAGCGGCCCGGGCGGCCCGACACCGGCAAGCTGGTCCGCCGCCCGGAGGAGTGCCTGGTGCTGATCCGCGACCGGCTGCCGGCCTACATCACCTGGGAGCGGTTCTGTGACAACCAGGAGCGGCTGGAGGCCAACCGGGCCCGCCGGGACCGCCCCGGCGCGCCGCGGCAGGGGGCCTCGCTGCTGGCCGGACTCCTGCGGTGCGGGCGGTGCGGCCGGCGGATGCTCGTGCGGTACTCGGGGGCGACGGGCCGGTACAGCTACACCTGTGCCCGCGGGGCGGCCGACCACGCCGAGCCGATCTGCCAGAGCCTCTCCGGGCCGGCGCTCGACGGGCTGGTCGCCGGCCGGGTCCTGGCGGCGGTGGAGCCGGCGGCGCTGGAGGCGAGCTTGGCGGCGGTGGCCGAGGTCGAGCGCGAGCGGTCCGAGCTGGCCCGGCACTGGCGGCTCCGCCTCGAACGCGCCGGCTGCGAGGCCGACCGCGCGGCCCGGCAGTACCAGGCCTGCGAGCCGGAGAATCGCCTGGTCGGCCGCGAGTTGGAGCGGCGCTGGGAGGAGGCGTTGAGGGCGCAGCGGCGCCTCGAGGACGAGCACGAGCGGTGGCGGGGGTCGGCCCCCGGTCGGCTCTCACCGGACGACGAGCGGACGATCCGGTCGCTGGCCGGCGACTTGCCGGCGGTGTGGCAGGCGACGACGACGACGCCCGCCGAGCGGCAGCGGATCGCCCGACTCCTGATTGACCACGTGTCCGTCACCGTGGACAAGGCGAGCGAGCGGGTCGATGTGACGCTCCACTGGTCCGGCGGCATGACCGAGTCGCACGCCATGTCCCGGCCGGTGAAGCGGTACGACCTCCTGGCCGACTACCCCCGACTGGTCGAGCGACTGCGGGGATGGCGCGCCGAGCGGCTCAGCCCGGCGGCGATGGCCGAGCGGCTCAACGTCGAGGGGTTCCGTCCCCCGAAGCGGGCCGAGCGGTTCACGCGGGGGATGGTGCAACGGCTGCTCTGGCACCTGGGGCTGGCCCGCACGCCCTTCGGCAGCCCGGCCGGCCTCGGCCGCGACGAATACCGGCCGTCGTCGCTGGCGCGTCGGCTGGGGGTGTCGCGAGACACGGTGCGGCGATGGGTGCGGGTCGGGTGGTTGACGGCGCATCGCGACGCCCAGGGCCACCACGTGATCTGGGCCGACGGGTCCGAGCTGCGGCGGCTGCGCGAGCTCCGCCGGCTGCCGCGGACGTGGGCGAACAAGGGGCGGCTTGCCGAACTGACCAGACCGAGGCCGCGCCCGGGACGGTAG
- a CDS encoding DUF1570 domain-containing protein, with amino-acid sequence MSCEKDLILVPDAHRPDPRQPEESPWPTGTGMGTSTAAEPPRTDTMPEDPCPFDPRALRRSARLRGLREAGLLSTLTAVMGITAFHAWHDTIAPGLIDGPPQMAERVDRRDGPSLRVRNIPDRRRPRQLESAGDRPVLHRARPRPEPIEEQQQVPPPVVEEASGAGLAAPTVQAPPVPPHQPIRAIEPATIPDVQGLDALPHLPVPLEYQPSPAPAPVAGNGSPIVPIGPAGGPDAPRLLVGDDAGRVLVSRLYARAPSGPVVILPDGSLGWPEGEVPTDRPFRPWTPRQLGHALRSGRFQGFRAIEREPYLVLTQGSESFARDAAELLQGLFHDLIECLDDGGLPVVEPEFPLVAIIFRDEDAFREYRPVDRDVRAYYEITTNRIILYEHSAQDLRAPELTALRRPQTIAHEGVHQILQNVGVQPRLASWPAWLVEGLAEYYAPTALPDDQPHGSPCRGDYGRRNFGRVNPFHMATLIDLQDPAALLTHLRGPGPGLASPSWTQLGPEKPWVAHLMLRTDLSPTDYALAWSLTHYLAHNHPDEFRSYLLALAQFPPLEPRTSEQHFKGFTTAFGQSARSLARRVDRHLASLRYERVPFYAVRFEQPTAQGYIRRGVLVSPSPTMISQWLEAQALPEGLPLTWWASPFDSRNRARLACESWLFSPHP; translated from the coding sequence ATGAGCTGCGAGAAGGACTTGATCCTCGTCCCCGATGCCCACCGGCCCGATCCCCGGCAGCCGGAGGAGTCGCCCTGGCCCACCGGCACGGGCATGGGCACCTCGACGGCCGCCGAGCCTCCCCGAACGGACACCATGCCCGAAGACCCCTGCCCATTCGACCCCAGGGCCCTGAGGCGTTCCGCCCGTCTCCGTGGGCTTCGGGAGGCCGGGCTGCTTTCGACGCTGACCGCGGTGATGGGCATCACCGCCTTCCACGCCTGGCACGACACCATCGCGCCGGGGCTGATCGACGGCCCCCCGCAGATGGCCGAGCGGGTCGATCGTCGCGACGGCCCCTCGCTTCGGGTGCGGAACATCCCGGATCGTCGGCGCCCCAGGCAGCTCGAGAGTGCAGGGGATCGGCCCGTCCTCCATCGCGCCCGTCCCAGGCCCGAACCGATCGAGGAGCAGCAGCAGGTCCCCCCTCCGGTCGTCGAGGAGGCCTCGGGGGCGGGCCTGGCGGCCCCGACCGTCCAGGCACCCCCGGTGCCGCCCCACCAGCCGATCCGGGCGATCGAACCGGCCACGATCCCCGATGTCCAGGGGCTCGACGCCCTGCCACACCTCCCCGTCCCCCTCGAATACCAGCCGTCACCGGCTCCCGCGCCGGTCGCCGGCAACGGGTCGCCGATCGTCCCGATCGGACCGGCCGGCGGGCCCGATGCCCCGAGACTCCTCGTCGGCGATGACGCGGGTCGGGTGCTCGTCAGCCGCCTCTATGCGAGGGCCCCGAGCGGCCCGGTCGTGATCCTGCCGGACGGATCCCTCGGATGGCCCGAGGGCGAGGTGCCGACCGACCGGCCGTTCCGGCCCTGGACCCCTCGACAGCTCGGACACGCGTTGCGTTCGGGCCGCTTCCAGGGCTTTCGGGCCATCGAGCGCGAACCCTACCTCGTGCTCACGCAGGGGAGCGAGTCCTTCGCCCGGGACGCGGCCGAGTTGCTTCAAGGTCTCTTCCACGACCTGATCGAATGCCTCGACGACGGGGGCCTCCCCGTCGTCGAGCCCGAGTTCCCCCTCGTCGCCATCATCTTCCGCGATGAGGACGCCTTCCGGGAATACCGCCCGGTCGATCGGGACGTCCGGGCGTACTACGAGATCACGACCAACCGGATCATCCTGTACGAGCATTCCGCCCAGGATCTCCGCGCCCCCGAGCTTACCGCCCTCCGTCGCCCTCAGACGATCGCCCACGAAGGGGTCCACCAGATCCTCCAAAACGTGGGCGTCCAGCCCCGACTGGCCAGCTGGCCGGCGTGGCTCGTCGAGGGGCTCGCCGAGTATTACGCCCCGACGGCCCTCCCCGATGACCAGCCGCATGGCTCCCCTTGCCGGGGCGATTACGGCCGACGCAACTTCGGCCGGGTCAATCCCTTCCACATGGCGACGCTCATCGACCTGCAGGATCCGGCCGCCTTGCTCACGCACCTCCGAGGTCCAGGCCCCGGCCTCGCCTCCCCCTCGTGGACGCAACTCGGCCCGGAGAAACCCTGGGTCGCCCACCTGATGCTCCGCACCGACCTTTCTCCGACCGACTACGCCCTGGCCTGGAGCCTGACCCACTACCTCGCCCACAACCACCCCGACGAATTCAGGTCATACCTGCTCGCCCTGGCCCAGTTCCCGCCACTCGAGCCCCGGACGTCCGAGCAGCACTTCAAGGGGTTCACCACCGCCTTCGGCCAGTCCGCCCGATCCCTCGCCCGCCGGGTTGATCGCCATCTGGCCTCGCTCCGGTATGAGCGGGTGCCCTTCTATGCCGTCCGATTCGAACAACCGACCGCCCAGGGTTACATCCGTCGGGGTGTTCTCGTCAGTCCCTCCCCGACGATGATCTCGCAGTGGCTCGAGGCCCAGGCCCTCCCCGAAGGCCTCCCCCTGACCTGGTGGGCCTCCCCCTTCGACTCCCGTAACCGTGCCCGCCTCGCCTGCGAATCCTGGCTTTTCTCCCCACACCCGTGA